A section of the Methanosarcina mazei S-6 genome encodes:
- the ilvN gene encoding acetolactate synthase small subunit, whose translation MKHTLAVLVENKSGVLSRVASLFSRRGYNIDSLAVGVTEDPDISRITIVVHGDDHVLEQVTKQLNKLIDVIKVSDIGSDDAVERELALIKVSADVDTRAEIIQIANIFRARIVDVAPKSMTVEVTGDEGKIQAIEKLLRQFGIKEMVRTGKIAMVRGPKKV comes from the coding sequence ATGAAACATACACTTGCAGTCCTTGTGGAAAATAAGTCGGGTGTGCTCTCCAGAGTTGCTTCTCTCTTTTCAAGGCGTGGATACAATATCGACAGCCTTGCAGTGGGAGTAACCGAAGACCCTGACATCTCGAGAATAACCATTGTTGTGCATGGGGATGACCATGTGCTTGAACAGGTTACAAAACAGCTCAACAAGCTCATTGATGTTATCAAAGTCTCGGATATCGGAAGCGATGATGCCGTTGAAAGGGAACTTGCCCTTATCAAGGTCTCAGCTGATGTGGACACAAGGGCAGAGATTATCCAGATTGCAAACATTTTCAGGGCCAGGATAGTTGATGTTGCGCCGAAGTCCATGACTGTTGAGGTAACAGGTGATGAAGGCAAGATCCAGGCAATCGAAAAACTACTCCGCCAGTTCGGGATCAAGGAAATGGTCAGGACAGGCAAGATTGCAATGGTGCGCGGGCCAAAGAAGGTTTAA
- the ilvC gene encoding ketol-acid reductoisomerase translates to MATIIYDDETTFDALKDRTIAVMGYGSQGHAHARNLHESGLNVIVGLRQGSSSWAKAESDGLKVMTVDDASRAADVIMILLPDEKQAAVYYSQIEPNLKAGDALVFAHGFNIHYNQIVPPKDVDVFMVAPKGPGHIVRRTYTEGIGVPGLIAVYQDATGKARDLALSYAKGIGATRAGVYETTFREETETDLFGEQVDLCGGLSALIKTAFEVLVEAGYQPEMAYFETCHEVKLIVDLIYEGGLERMWHSVSNTAEYGGMTVGPRVINEYSREAMYEALERIQNGEFAKEFVLEGMVNHPVLKAMERQEKEHQLEVVGKQIRANIPWLNKKIDDD, encoded by the coding sequence ATGGCAACGATAATTTATGACGACGAAACCACTTTTGATGCACTTAAGGACAGGACCATCGCAGTAATGGGTTACGGAAGCCAGGGGCACGCCCATGCCAGGAACCTCCACGAATCCGGGCTTAATGTTATTGTCGGGCTCAGGCAGGGAAGTTCAAGCTGGGCAAAAGCCGAGTCTGACGGTCTTAAAGTCATGACTGTTGACGACGCCTCCAGAGCTGCGGATGTTATCATGATCCTCCTCCCTGACGAAAAGCAGGCAGCAGTTTACTATTCTCAGATTGAGCCCAACCTGAAAGCCGGAGACGCCCTTGTTTTTGCTCACGGCTTCAACATCCACTATAACCAGATAGTGCCTCCAAAAGATGTCGACGTCTTCATGGTTGCCCCCAAAGGTCCCGGGCACATTGTCAGGAGGACCTACACTGAAGGCATCGGGGTTCCGGGCCTGATCGCAGTCTACCAGGACGCGACCGGAAAAGCCAGAGACCTTGCTCTTTCTTATGCAAAGGGAATAGGCGCCACAAGGGCGGGAGTCTATGAGACCACTTTCCGTGAAGAAACCGAAACCGATCTCTTCGGAGAACAGGTTGACCTCTGCGGAGGGCTTTCTGCACTTATCAAGACCGCTTTTGAAGTGCTTGTAGAAGCAGGGTACCAGCCGGAAATGGCTTACTTTGAGACCTGCCACGAAGTTAAACTCATTGTTGACCTTATCTACGAAGGCGGGCTTGAGAGAATGTGGCACTCAGTTTCCAATACTGCCGAATATGGTGGCATGACAGTTGGTCCCAGGGTCATCAACGAGTATTCCCGTGAAGCCATGTACGAGGCACTTGAGAGGATCCAGAACGGAGAGTTCGCAAAAGAGTTCGTACTCGAAGGCATGGTCAACCACCCTGTTCTTAAAGCCATGGAACGCCAGGAAAAGGAACACCAGCTTGAGGTTGTCGGAAAACAGATCCGTGCAAACATCCCCTGGCTCAACAAGAAGATTGATGACGACTGA
- a CDS encoding nitroreductase family protein, translating to MPASGENKVIDIILNRRSVREFNDRPISKEEINKILNAGRWAPSGLNNQPWRFIVIRDPETILKLSECTHYSIIIEGAPLLIAAFLDTENSYNRTKDVQAIGASIQNMLLACCDLGLGAVWLGEILKQNEKVNSILHCPPELDLMAVLAIGEPAPGKRTSSRKPLSELVFNEKYGQKWEE from the coding sequence ATGCCAGCATCAGGAGAAAACAAAGTCATTGACATCATACTCAACCGACGGAGTGTCCGGGAATTTAACGACAGACCAATCAGCAAGGAAGAAATCAATAAAATTCTTAATGCAGGCCGCTGGGCTCCTTCCGGGTTGAACAACCAGCCCTGGCGCTTTATCGTTATCAGGGACCCTGAAACCATTCTTAAGCTTTCGGAATGCACACATTATTCCATTATTATTGAAGGAGCTCCCCTGCTTATAGCAGCTTTTCTGGATACTGAAAATTCCTACAACAGGACAAAGGATGTCCAGGCAATAGGAGCTTCTATCCAGAACATGCTTCTTGCCTGCTGTGACCTTGGCCTTGGTGCCGTCTGGCTGGGAGAGATCCTGAAACAGAATGAAAAGGTTAACTCAATCCTGCACTGCCCTCCAGAACTTGACCTTATGGCAGTCCTTGCTATAGGGGAGCCTGCGCCCGGAAAACGTACCTCTTCCAGAAAACCCCTTTCCGAGCTTGTTTTTAATGAAAAATACGGACAGAAATGGGAAGAATAA